In a genomic window of Callithrix jacchus isolate 240 chromosome 22, calJac240_pri, whole genome shotgun sequence:
- the ARRDC2 gene encoding arrestin domain-containing protein 2 isoform X2, with translation MLFDKVKAFSVQLDGATAGAEPVFSGGQTVAGRVLLELASTMRVGALRLRARGRAHVHWTESRSAGSSTAYTQSYSERMEVVSHRATLLAPDTGETTTLPPGRHEFLFSFQLPPTLVTSFEGKHGSVRYCIKATLHRPWIPARRARKVFTVIEPVDINTPALLAPQAGAQEKVARSWYRNRGLISLSAKIDRKGYTPGEVIPVFAEIDNSSTHPVLPRAAVVQTQTFMARGARKQKQAVVASLAGEPVGPGQRVLWHGRALRIPPVGPSILHCRVLHVDYALKVCVDIPGTSKLLLELPLVIGTIPLHPFGSRSSSVGSHASFLLDWGPGALPERPEAPPEYSEVVADTEVAALGQSPFPLPPDADMSLEGPFFAYFQEFRYRPPPLYSEEDPNPPSEAMSPRCTTC, from the exons ATGCTCTTCGACAAGGTGAAAGCGTTCTCGGTGCAGTTGGACGGTGCGACCGCGGGCGCCGAGCCCGTGTTCAGCGGCGGCCAGACCGTGGCGGGCCGGGTGCTGCTGGAGCTGGCGAGCACCATGCGTGTGGGTGCCCTGAGGCTGCGCGCGCGGGGCCGCGCCCACGTGCACTGGACCGAGTCGCGCAGCGCGGGCTCGAGCACGGCTTACACGCAGAGCTACAGCGAGCGCATGGaggtcgtgagccaccgcgccacgCTTCTGGCGCCAG ACACGGGGGAGACCACGACGCTGCCTCCTGGGCGCCATGAGTTCCTGTTCAGCTTCCAGCTGCCCCC GACCCTGGTGACATCCTTCGAGGGCAAACACGGCAGTGTCCGTTACTGTATCAAGGCTACCCTGCACCGGCCCTGGATCCCAGCACGCAGGGCAAGGAAGGTGTTCACTGTCATCGAGCCGGTAGACATCAACACGCCCGCCCTGCTG GCACCTCAGGCGGGGGCTCAGGAAAAGGTCGCCCGATCCTGGTACCGTAACCGTGGCCTCATCTCCCTTTCAGCCAAGATCGACCGCAAGGGCTACACGCCAG GAGAGGTCATCCCCGTCTTTGCTGAGATCGACAACAGCTCCACGCATCCTGTGCTGCCTCGGGCGGCCGTGGTGCAGACGCAGACGTTCATGGCGCGAGGCGCCCGAAAGCAGAAACAGGCGGTGGTGGCCAGCCTCGCGGGTGAGCCAGTGGGCCCAGGGCAGCGGGTGCTGTGGCACGGCCGGGCGCTGCGGATACCCCCGGTGGGTCCTTCCATCCTGCACTGCCGTGTTCTCCACGTGGACTATGCGCTCAAG GTCTGCGTGGACATCCCCGGCACATCCAAGCTATTGCTGGAGCTGCCACTGGTGATTGGCACCATCCCCTTGCACCCCTTCGGCAGCCGCTCCTCCAGCGTGGGCAGCCACGCCAGCTTCCTGCTGGACTGGGGGCCGGGGGCCTTGCCGGAGCGGCCTGAGG CTCCTCCTGAATACTCAGAGGTGGTTGCTGACACCGAGGTGGCAGCCTTGGGGCAGAGCCCCTTCCCGCTCCCGCCGGATGCCGACATGAGCCTGGAAGGCCCGTTCTTTGCCTACTTCCAAGAGTTCCGCTACCGCCCGCCACCCCTGTACTCCGAG GAGGATCCAAACCCACCCTCGGAGGCCATGAGTCCGCGCTGCACGACTTGCTGA